Proteins encoded by one window of Cinclus cinclus chromosome 14, bCinCin1.1, whole genome shotgun sequence:
- the NIPAL4 gene encoding magnesium transporter NIPA4 gives MEPLETNSSCSNGSLITLSCLSHRVVCQVISSDVPSDPVLDNGTSDSSWIIRLENNYGFYIGLGLAVFSSFLIGSSVILKKKGLLRLVEKGGTRAGDGGHGYLKDWLWWAGLLTMGGGEAANFAAYAFAPATIVTPLGALSVLISAILSSYLLGERLNLLGKLGCLLSLVGSTVMVIHAPEDEEVTTLEEMTSKLKEPGFLAYAAILLALCLLLIFYLAPRYGQSNILIYLTICSVIGAFSVSSVKGLGIAIKGFFAGQPVLQHPLTWILVITLVASITTQINYLNKSLDIFNTSLVFPIYYVLFTTIVITTSIILFKEWVTMTVVDIIGTVCGFLTIILGVFLLHAFKDMDVSLGNLPQVLQNEQPAPVTTDDKNILIEVDNSSIAPEDKPKVFMLYT, from the exons ATGGAGCCGCTGGAGAcgaacagcagctgcagcaacg GGTCTCTGATCACCCTTTCGTGCCTTTCCCACCGGGTCGTGTGCCAAGTGATCAGCAGTGATGTCCCATCTGACCCTGTCCTTGACAATGGGACTTCAGATAGCTCCTGGATAATTCGGCTGGAAAACAATTATGGATTCTACATTGGCCTGGGCTTGGCTGTCTTCTCCAGCTTCCTCATTGGGAGCAGCGTCATCCTTAAGAAAAAGGGACTGCTCCGGCTGGTGGAGAAGGGAGGCACCAGGGCAG gagaTGGAGGCCATGGCTACCTAAAGGACTGGCTCTGGTGGGCTGGCTTGTTAACCA TGGGTGGAGGGGAAGCTGCCAACTTCGCTGCCTATGCCTTTGCTCCTGCAACTATTGTCACGCCTCTGGGGGCTCTGAGCGTGCTCATAAG TGCCATTCTGTCCTCATATTTGCTTGGAGAACGGCTCAACCTGCTGGGGAAGCTGGGCTGCCTGCTGAGCCTGGTGGGCAGCACTGTGATGGTCATACACGCCCCAGAGGATGAGGAGGTCACCACTCTGGAGGAAATGACTTCCAAGCTGAAGGAGCCGG GTTTCCTGGCTTATGCTGCAATCCTCCTGgccctctgcctcctcctgatCTTCTACCTCGCCCCCCGTTATGGCCAGAGCAACATCCTCATTTACCTCACCATCTGCTCCGTCATCGGCGCCTTCTCCGTGTCCTCCGTCAAGGGTTTGGGAATTGCCATCAAGGGCTTCTTTGCTggccagcctgtgctgcagcacccACTGACCTGGATCCTGGTCATCACGCTGGTGGCATCCATCACCACACAGATCAACTACCTCAACAAGTCTCTAGACATTTTCAACACCTCTTTGGTGTTCCCCATCTACTACGTGCTGTTCACCACCATCGTCATCACCACTTCCATCATCCTCTTCAAGGAGTGGGTCACCATGACTGTGGTTGACATCATTGGGACAGTCTGTGGCTTCCTCACCAtcattttgggggtgtttttacTCCATGCTTTCAAAGACATGGATGTCAGTTTAGGGAATTTACCCCAAGTCCTTCAGAATGAACAGCCAGCGCCGGTGACCACAGATGACAAGAACATCCTGATAGAGGTGGACAACTCCAGCATTGCCCCAGAGGATAAACCCAAAGTATTCATGCTCTACACTTAG